One genomic region from Torulaspora delbrueckii CBS 1146 chromosome 4, complete genome encodes:
- the ENT3 gene encoding Ent3p (similar to Saccharomyces cerevisiae ENT3 (YJR125C); ancestral locus Anc_4.346), whose amino-acid sequence MSLEDTLANVSLYDAKKYFRRAQNVVFNYTDMEAKVREATNNEPWGASTTLMEQISQGTYNMREREEILGMIFRRLTEKRANEWRQIYKALQLLDYLIRHASERFIDDTRSSISLIKMLESFHYIDSQGRDQGINVRNRAKALAELLSDDETIRAERKKARETAKKYKGVAGGSATVNRQMNPRAGFNSTRVHGISVSAESDEEEDDIVPSGAFRDISSKEPSATASAEVVLAAPEDVPVKSHAEEDDEDEFADFQSAVPSTGTDATHQTNDQYTPAANSFAAAPLPEILPAIATETKKSDPFSSLFSTAKKSSDNIEPIRKSQVQTPNAIQMPNTVENDDDDDLFGEMTGAGASHQPQEKTATAKTGEIDLLSF is encoded by the coding sequence ATGAGTTTGGAGGACACTTTAGCAAACGTGTCACTATATGATGCCAAGAAGTATTTCCGAAGGGCTCAAAATGTGGTCTTCAACTATACAGATATGGAAGCCAAAGTTCGTGAAGCTACGAACAACGAACCATGGGGAGCGTCCACTACATTGATGGAACAGATCTCTCAGGGAACTTACAACATGCGAGAACGAGAAGAGATACTTGGGATGATATTTAGACGTCTTACAGAGAAAAGAGCTAATGAATGGAGACAGATTTACAAGGCATTACAATTGTTGGACTATTTAATCAGACACGCATCGGAGAGGTTTATTGATGACACCAGAAGTAGTATCAGTTTAATCAAGATGTTGGAATCATTTCATTACATTGATTCTCAAGGTAGAGACCAAGGTATTAATGTTAGGAACAGGGCTAAGGCTTTAGCGGAGTTATTGAGTGACGATGAGACCATCAGAGCCGAGCGTAAGAAGGCAAGAGAGACTGCAAAAAAATACAAGGGCGTTGCTGGAGGATCAGCCACTGTGAATCGCCAAATGAACCCAAGAGCGGGGTTCAATTCCACTCGAGTCCATGGTATTAGTGTAAGTGCCGagagtgatgaagaagaagatgatattgTGCCATCCGGTGCGTTCAGAGACATTTCTTCGAAGGAACCCTCTGCCACCGCTTCGGCTGAAGTCGTGCTTGCTGCACCTGAAGATGTTCCGGTCAAGAGTCATGCCGAAGAGGACGACGAGGACGAGTTTGCTGATTTCCAAAGTGCTGTGCCATCCACGGGGACTGATGCAACCCATCAAACAAACGATCAATATACACCTGCTGCAAATTCATTTGCTGCAGCCCCTCTGCCCGAGATTTTACCTGCCATTGCAACTGAGACCAAGAAGTCCGATCCATTCAGCTCTCTATTCTCAACCGCAAAGAAGTCTTCTGACAATATAGAGCCGATTAGGAAAAGTCAAGTTCAGACGCCAAACGCTATTCAAATGCCGAACACTGTTGAGAAcgacgacgatgacgatCTATTCGGCGAAATGACGGGAGCAGGTGCTTCACACCAACCCCAGGAGAAGACCGCCACTGCGAAGACAGGGGAAATTGACCTCTTGAGTTTTTAG
- the BET5 gene encoding TRAPP subunit BET5 (similar to Saccharomyces cerevisiae BET5 (YML077W); ancestral locus Anc_4.345), which translates to MAIYSFWIFDKHCNCLFNREWTLAANSSSGTVNSKQNEETAKLLYGMIFSLRSITLKLSQSPPANEIRSISTGKYRVHTHCTASGMWFILTTDFKQQSYGQVLQYIYSHIYVKYITHNLLAPFDLAENPSETRGQGTRKINNRHFIAALESFLAPMIMQ; encoded by the coding sequence ATGGCCATATATTCGTTCTGGATCTTTGATAAGCACTGCAATTGCCTATTCAATAGGGAGTGGACACTCGCAGCTAATAGTTCAAGTGGGACTGTGAATTCAAAgcaaaatgaagaaacagCTAAGCTACTTTATGGTATGATCTTTTCGCTCAGATCCATTACCTTAAAATTATCCCAAAGTCCGCCAGCTAATGAGATTAGGAGTATCTCGACGGGCAAATACAGAGTGCACACTCATTGCACAGCATCTGGGATGTGGTTCATACTGACGACAGATTTTAAGCAGCAGTCATACGGTCAGGTTTTGCAGTACATTTACAGCCACATCTACGTGAAGTACATAACGCATAATCTGTTGGCTCCGTTTGACTTAGCAGAGAATCCTAGTGAAACAAGAGGTCAAGGTACAAGAAAGATTAACAATAGACACTTCATAGCGGCATTGGAATCCTTCCTAGCACCAATGATAATGCAGTGA
- the WAR1 gene encoding War1p (similar to Saccharomyces cerevisiae WAR1 (YML076C); ancestral locus Anc_4.344), translating into MSLRKHDVKEGELPTFGVAVSSVNSYDKNDQLVLGDIDIRTRAVIEGASPNDPRALGPTQLETNDGGQIKRNSFACVSCHSLKQKCVPSDPHDIYRKPCERCLRNFKLCKFDLSKRTRKRRRRDTTDSPVYMESSTKAQLSSSLPEQQSTPYGAARNLPHIWSGIAPPATDSATIQRLNASSLSSSASPVFGDSRNFTPEENRNGEIEKQVDMSHLYLMKPIFKRQLHSLLLYQKGKVGEISRKLDAWANQWNELVQEGTTSFATVSDPISRNLISMKEAEIRYELWKSEFSSRFKFVKSSSTLSLNQLRQEKPILLSVIMSCVSVVMTSKDTTMEKNMKLDNFVLNLITDQIFKLNHKSIELVESLLTLCLWYNFPEWSNKTRYHIFNYVCVCLIKDLGPNSVSRAFGMFSDEDPSKRKRKSKTPLELYDNSARLIILVYISSLNISIFLKQPIQARWSLLIEKACEELLGNTETKTEEELYHPDDDKTLVVFARLNFILEKVHIYLHEIREEHEYTGMSDSHFKHLTEKFQSQLTVIFVQMPKDRHRELSFFYSVEAYLYQYIINNYAASQKRMTTAETLPLDVSEAFQKCYNYCASALEEFVKMTPKLVASLPLFHMSRIIYTVGLLLFKLRYSTLIVPCFQQFKMLTENSIPLVNKVAETLEQCSKIYEFNNFLFKFQYVVALFAQTYANKVGEVMNNTSKRSHENNDTVVNHSQTEAIVPELGELLDSNSADKFSHGRPNGADPAAVSNGQTAPFVATEVQSSPANSADTINDYLTDVDSLMWGFNVLNDEFWTDIFTNDL; encoded by the coding sequence ATGAGTCTCAGAAAACATGATGTAAAAGAAGGAGAACTGCCGACATTTGGAGTAGCAGTATCGAGCGTGAATAGCTATGATAAAAATGATCAACTCGTTCTGGGAGATATTGACATCCGTACTAGAGCTGTGATTGAAGGTGCTTCACCTAATGATCCCCGAGCCCTGGGACCTACCCAATTGGAGACTAACGATGGGGGACAAATCAAGAGAAACTCGTTTGCGTGCGTTAGCTGCCACTCGCTGAAACAGAAATGTGTGCCCTCAGATCCACATGATATCTATAGGAAACCTTGTGAGAGATGTTTGAGGAATTTCAAGCTTTGTaagtttgatctttcaaaaagaacTCGAAAGAGGCGACGTCGGGATACGACAGATTCACCGGTCTATATGGAGTCTTCTACTAAAGCGCAattgtcttcttcacttcCGGAACAGCAAAGTACACCTTATGGAGCTGCGAGAAATCTACCACATATTTGGTCGGGTATTGCGCCACCTGCGACTGATAGTGCTACCATACAGCGTCTCAAtgcatcatcattgagctcttcagcttctcCTGTATTTGGTGATTCTAGAAACTTCACACCTGAGGAGAATCGAAATGGTGAGATAGAGAAGCAGGTGGATATGTCTCACTTGTACCTCATGAAGCCTATCTTCAAAAGGCAACTTCATTCTCTTTTATTATATCAAAAGGGCAAAGTTGGCGAGATATCTCGTAAGTTGGACGCGTGGGCCAATCAATGGAACGAATTGGTTCAGGAGGGAACTACTAGCTTCGCTACTGTCTCAGATCCCATCTCGAGGAACCTCATTAGTatgaaagaagctgagaTCCGCTATGAACTATGGAAGAGTGAGTTTTCATCAAGATTTAAGTTCGTGAAGTCCTCATCGACCCTGTCCCTTAATCAATTGCGACAGGAAAAGCCGATACTGCTTTCAGTGATTATGTCATGCGTCTCAGTTGTAATGACTTCCAAGGACACCacaatggaaaagaatatGAAGCTGGACAACTTTGTACTAAATTTGATAACGgatcaaattttcaaactcAACCATAAATCGATAGAGCTGGTCGAGTCTTTACTCACTTTATGTTTGTGGTACAATTTCCCAGAGTGGTCAAACAAAACAAGATACCATATTTTCAACTATGTTTGCGTCTGCTTGATAAAAGACTTGGGGCCTAATTCAGTGAGTCGTGCATTCGGTATGTTTAGTGATGAGGACCCATCAAAGCGTAAGCGCAAGAGCAAAACACCTCTCGAATTGTATGACAACAGTGCACGACTCATCATACTTGTTTACATCTCCTCTCTCAAtatatcaatttttttgaagCAGCCTATACAGGCAAGGTGGTCTTTATTGATAGAGAAAGCCTGTGAAGAACTCTTAGGAAATACAGAAACTAAAACGGAGGAAGAGCTCTATCATcctgatgatgataagaCTTTGGTAGTATTTGCCCGATTGAATTTCATTTTGGAGAAAGTTCACATATACTTACACGAGATTAGGGAGGAGCATGAATATACAGGGATGAGCGATAGCCATTTCAAGCACttgactgaaaaattccaatcTCAGCTGACTGTAATATTTGTGCAAATGCCAAAAGACCGACACAGGGAGTTGTCATTTTTCTACTCAGTGGAAGCATATTTGTATCAGTACATCATTAACAATTATGCGGCAAGCCAGAAGAGGATGACCACAGCGGAGACATTGCCCTTGGATGTCAGTGAAGcctttcaaaaatgttaCAACTACTGTGCTTCAGCCTTGGAAGAGTTTGTGAAGATGACACCAAAACTAGTGGCATCACTTCCCTTATTCCATATGTCAAGGATAATCTACACGGTCGGCCTGCTTTTGTTCAAGCTGAGATATTCTACACTTATTGTCCCATGCTTCCAACAGTTCAAAATGCTAACTGAAAACTCCATTCCACTAGTCAACAAAGTCGCCGAGACACTTGAGCAATGTTCCAAGATATATGAGTTCAACAACTTCCTGTTCAAATTTCAGTACGTCGTAGCACTATTTGCTCAGACATATGCCAACAAAGTCGGGGAAGTAATGAATAATACCTCTAAAAGGAGCCACGAAAATAATGATACAGTAGTTAATCACTCTCAAACGGAGGCCATTGTACCAGAACTAGGGGAGCTTCTAGATTCCAATTCTGCGGACAAGTTCTCACATGGTCGTCCCAATGGTGCAGATCCAGCTGCTGTGTCCAACGGTCAAACTGCTCCTTTCGTCGCTACTGAAGTTCAATCATCTCCTGCGAACTCAGCTGATACTATCAATGATTATCTGACCGATGTGGACTCCCTCATGTGGGGGTTCAATGTCTTGAACGATGAATTTTGGACTGACATTTTCACTAATGACTTGTAA
- the HMG1 gene encoding hydroxymethylglutaryl-CoA reductase (NADPH) HMG1 (similar to Saccharomyces cerevisiae HMG2 (YLR450W) and HMG1 (YML075C); ancestral locus Anc_4.343): MVLQSQFGQSAKLLAYVARFSAKRPIHVILITLLMSAIAYLSVVQYYVSGWQLASTSVFSADSPDADGLFEECTHYYRGPNSDVWNLLSSEEAKSKAVPQHYYLFNLDFESENETISLPHPDNIFYETNNNKYVLKTEPSIEQSFTSQDGTQWRLSNYRNRLFEIQHFLTTVYKNLKTRFLESEPFDIIIVGAAHLTMIYSVVSLFSDMSKTGSRFWLSLSAMVNSACALFLALYTTQSIVNRPVSLLSLIEGLPFIAVIVGFKHKVRLTAYTLQSFERMGITKMTTDKALFDAMCIEGRRLLQDYVLCLVAFIGCSIYARKLETLKNFCILSAFILFFELILTTTFFSAVLALKLEINVIHRSTVIKQTLEEDGVIPSTANLIYGALTKSKTSVLQSNAAVTFVKLSLIGAFVAINFYNFGAGWASETFTSLYSFNTTASLPEFIHTHDSGNLGKQVIISIAPVQYYRPMKAYHQVEDILLRLLRYVSMAIRDRLISKLVFFALAISATINIYLLNAARIHTSFTADEISKKKIAKKEEKIAAVTDTHAKKVVTTVSKKTAVAVDSSSTTDEDETDSDINGFPERPLQELEQLYKDGQVCSLRNKEIALLVTNSILPLYALEKVLRNTTRAVAVRRKALAILADAPVLSTDRLPYKHYDYDRVFGACCENVIGYMPLPVGVIGPMIIDGVSYHIPMATTEGCLVASAMRGCKAINAGGGAATVLTKDGMTRGPCVRFPTLARSGACKMWLDSEEGQNKVKKAFNSTSRFARLQHVQTALAGDLLFVRFRTTTGDAMGMNMISKGVEFSLKQMVEEFGWSDMEIVSVSGNYCTDKKSAAINWIEGRGKSVVAEATIPGDVVRKVLKSDVSALVELNISKNLIGSAMAGSIGGFNAHAANLVTAVYLALGQDPAQNVESSSCMTLMKEVDGDLRISVSMPSIEVGTIGGGTILEPQGAMLDLLGVRGPHPTDPGANARQLAKIVACAVMAGELSLCAALAAGHLVQSHMTHNRAKKPANAAPVADPKEIERLTEGSKSCIKS; the protein is encoded by the coding sequence ATGGTGTTGCAAAGTCAATTTGGCCAATCGGCCAAGTTACTTGCCTACGTCGCCAGATTCTCTGCAAAGCGTCCAATTCATGTGATATTGATCACTCTGCTAATGTCAGCCATTGCATATTTGTCTGTTGTCCAGTACTATGTCAGTGGTTGGCAATTAGCTTCGACAAGCGTATTTTCTGCAGACAGCCCTGACGCAGATGGCCTATTTGAAGAGTGTACGCATTATTATCGTGGTCCAAATTCTGATGTTTGGAATCTGCTGTCCTCTGAGGAAGCTAAATCGAAAGCGGTGCCACAACATTACTATTTATTCAACTTGGACTTCGAGAGTGAAAACGAAACCATCTCATTGCCACACCCTGATAATATCTTTTACGAAACCAATAACAACAAATACGTCCTGAAGACGGAACCCTCGATTGAGCAATCCTTTACATCTCAGGACGGAACTCAATGGAGATTGAGCAACTATAGAAACCGTTTGTTTGAAATTCAGCATTTTTTGACTACCGTCTACAAAAATCTAAAAACAAGGTTCCTCGAATCGGAACCCTTTGATATTATAATCGTTGGTGCCGCTCATTTGACCATGATTTATAGTGTTGTAAGTCTATTCAGTGACATGAGTAAGACAGGATCCAGATTTTGGTTAAGTTTGTCTGCTATGGTCAACTCCGCCTGTGCATTATTCCTAGCATTGTACACTACTCAGTCGATCGTTAACAGGCCAGTTAGTCTATTGAGCTTAATTGAAGGTCTCCCATTCATTGCCGTCATCGTCGGTTTCAAGCATAAAGTGAGATTGACCGCTTATACTTTACAAAGTTTCGAGAGAATGGGCATCACCAAGATGACAACGGATAAAGCCCTTTTCGATGCTATGTGTATCGAAGGTCGCCGTTTACTACAAGACTACGTCCTTTGCCTAGTTGCCTTCATTGGATGTTCTATCTATGCAAGAAAAttggaaactttgaagaacttttgCATTTTGTCCGCTTTCATCTTATTCTTCGAATTGATACTCACaacaactttcttctctgcaGTTCTTGCCTTGAAGTTGGAGATAAATGTCATTCATAGATCTACTGTCATCAAAcagactttggaagaggATGGTGTGATTCCAAGTACTGCCAATCTTATCTATGGAGCATTGACTAAGTCGAAGACTTCGGTTCTACAATCAAACGCTGCAGTAACCTTCGTTAAGCTTTCTCTCATCGGTGCCTTTGTTGCTATCAATTTCTACAACTTTGGCGCTGGTTGGGCCTCCGAAACATTCACATCTCTGTACTCATTCAACACAACTGCCTCTTTGCCAGAGTTCATTCATACTCACGATAGTGGCAATCTAGGAAAACAAGTGATCATCTCCATCGCCCCAGTTCAGTACTATAGACCAATGAAGGCCTATCACCAAGTCGAAGATATTCTGCTCCGCTTGCTTCGTTATGTTAGTATGGCTATCAGAGATAGATTGATTAGCAAATTGGTTTTCTTTGCACTAGCTATTAGTGCCACAATTAATATCTATTTGTTGAATGCTGCTAGAATCCACACAAGTTTCACAGCCGATGAAATaagtaagaagaaaatcgctaagaaggaagaaaagatcgCCGCTGTGACAGATACCCATGCGAAGAAGGTTGTTACCACTGTCTCAAAGAAGACTGCAGTAGCTGTCGATTCAAGCTCTACTACTGACGAAGACGAAACTGATAGTGACATTAATGGTTTCCCTGAAAGGCCTCTAcaagaattggaacaaCTCTACAAGGATGGTCAAGTGTGcagtttgagaaacaaagaAATTGCACTTCTAGTGACGAACAGCATTTTACCATTGTATGCCTTGGAGAAGGTACTCCGTAATACCACGCGTGCCGTGGCAGTGCGTCGTAAAGCCCTAGCTATCCTTGCAGATGCCCCTGTGTTGTCTACTGATCGCTTGCCTTACAAGCATTACGACTACGATCGTGTATTTGGAGCTTGTTGTGAGAATGTTATTGGTTACATGCCTTTGCCAGTTGGTGTGATTGGCCCCATGATAATCGATGGAGTATCTTACCACATCCCAATGGCTACCACCGAAGGTTGTTTAGTTGCGTCGGCCATGCGTGGTTGCAAAGCTATCAATGCTGGTGGAGGTGCTGCTACTGTGTTAACTAAAGATGGTATGACCAGAGGCCCATGTGTCCGTTTTCCAACTTTGGCAAGATCTGGTGCTTGTAAAATGTGGTTAGATTCCGAAGAGGGCCAAAACAAGGTTAAGAAAGCCTTCAACTCCACATCTCGTTTCGCGCGTTTGCAACATGTTCAAACTGCCTTGGCAGGAGATTTACTTTTCGTCCGTTTCAGAACTACCACTGGTGATGCTATGGGTATGAATATGATCTCTAAAGGTGTGGAATTCTCGTTGAAACAAATGGTAGAAGAATTTGGGTGGAGTGATATGGAAATCGTCTCTGTTTCTGGTAATTACTGTACGGATAAAAAATCTGCCGCCATCAATTGGATCGAAGGACGTGGTAAGAGTGTCGTTGCTGAAGCTACTATCCCTGGTGATGTTGTTAGAAAGGTTTTGAAAAGCGACGTTTCCGCTCTTGTCGAGCTAAACATAAGCAAAAACTTGATTGGTTCCGCAATGGCGGGTTCTATTGGTGGTTTCAATGCACATGCTGCAAACCTGGTCACTGCCGTTTATCTAGCTCTTGGTCAAGATCCCGCTCAAAACGTCGAAAGTTCGAGTTGTATgactttgatgaaagaagtCGACGGTGATCTGCGGATCTCCGTCTCCATGCCATCTATCGAGGTCGGTACCATCGGTGGTGGTACCATCTTGGAACCACAAGGTGCGATGTTAGATCTACTGGGAGTCAGGGGTCCTCACCCAACTGATCCTGGTGCCAATGCTCGCCAACTTGCCAAGATCGTTGCATGTGCAGTCATGGCTGGTGAACTATCGCTATGTGCTGCTTTAGCCGCGGGACACCTGGTGCAAAGTCATATGACGCACAATCGTGCCAAGAAACCCGCAAATGCTGCTCCCGTTGCTGATCCCAAAGAGATTGAGCGTTTGACTGAAGGCTCGAAATCCTGTATCAAATCCTAA
- the FPR3 gene encoding peptidylprolyl isomerase FPR3 (similar to Saccharomyces cerevisiae FPR4 (YLR449W) and FPR3 (YML074C); ancestral locus Anc_4.342), with product MSDLLPLATYNLNIEPYTPTPAIDVTRPVTVRITMAALNPEAYDDEKKPSTLRIVKRNPDFDDEDDLLNGDYDEDEVDEEEEEDEEEEEEVKPKSKSNKKAEEDDDDEDDEDEDDEDDEDDEFEEYILLTLSPKGQYQQAIDITIAPEEDIQFVVTGSYAISLTGNYIKHPFDAVNMDEDDEDDEEEQYYDSDEYDLTPDEDEIIDDELDDQLDDLEDASDVEARVTELIEQETEDKKNKKNNKRKQEDKEVEPETKKSKKEKKEKKEKPVEKKKVEFKKDLEEGPTKKSQEKPKTKVLEGGITIEDRTVGKGGQAKKSSKVGMRYIGKLKNGKVFDKNTSGKPFVFKLGHGEVIKGWDIGVAGMAVGGERRIIIPAAYAYGKQALPGIPANSELTFDVKLVSLK from the coding sequence ATGTCTGACCTACTACCATTAGCCACTTACAACCTGAACATCGAGCCATACACTCCTACTCCGGCCATTGATGTGACTAGACCTGTCACTGTCCGTATTACCATGGCAGCTTTGAACCCGGAGGCCTACGacgatgagaagaagcctTCTACTTTAAGAATCGTCAAAAGAAATcctgattttgatgatgaggatgacCTTCTGAATGGGGATtacgatgaggatgaggttgatgaagaggaagaagaagatgaggaggaagaagaggaggtAAAACCAAAGAGCAAAAGCAACAAGaaggctgaagaagatgatgatgatgaagatgatgaggatgaagatgacgaagatgatgaagatgacgagtTTGAAGAGTACATCTTATTGACTTTGTCTCCAAAGGGTCAATACCAACAAGCCATTGACATCACCATTGCtccagaagaagacatCCAGTTTGTTGTCACTGGCTCTTATGCAATTTCCTTGACTGGTAACTACATCAAGCATCCATTTGATGCCGTTAACATggacgaagatgatgaagatgatgaagaagagcaatATTACGACAGTGATGAGTACGACTTGACTCCagatgaggatgagatcattgatgatgaattagaTGACCAGTTGGATGACCTAGAAGATGCTAGCGACGTCGAGGCCCGTGTTACAGAGCTAATTGAGCAAGAAACCGAggataagaagaataagaagaacaacaagaGGAAACAAGAGGACAAGGAAGTTGAGCCAGAGACCAAGaagtcaaagaaggagaagaaggaaaagaaggaaaagcCTGtcgaaaagaagaaggtcgaattcaagaaagacCTAGAAGAAGGTCCAACCAAGAAATCTCAAGAAAAGCCAAAGACTAAAGTGCTTGAAGGGGGTATCACTATCGAAGACCGTACTGTCGGAAAGGGTGGTCAGGCCAAGAAGAGTTCAAAGGTTGGTATGAGATACATCGGTAAGCTAAAGAACGGTAAAGTGTTCGACAAGAACACCAGCGGTAAGCCATTTGTGTTCAAATTGGGTCACGGTGAAGTGATCAAGGGTTGGGACATCGGTGTTGCCGGCATGGCTGTTGGTGGTGAACGTAGAATCATCATTCCAGCTGCTTACGCCTACGGCAAGCAAGCTCTCCCAGGTATCCCAGCCAACTCTGAGTTGACCTTCGATGTCAAATTGGTTTCATTGAAATAA